CACCCCAACTGACGCAATCAACTGAACAGTCATCTCAGAGAGCTCAATCGCCTCTAAGCGTAACTGGCCCGACTGATGCAGCGCTAAATCTTGCGCTTTGGTGACAACCTGACCGAAGTGATTCACAAACACCAAATCGTCAGACAGTAATTCAGAAAGCGTCTGGGTATCTGAAATTAACATTGCAGACTTCAAAGTTTCTTCTGCTGCGACAATTGTCTCACTCGATAACGAATTCATATTCACTCCAAATGTCATATTGATAGCATCACACAAGTTGACTGTCACACCAATCACGCGGACCATCACGACTGACTTTTCCCCAAACGACCCGCTTCAGGGGACAACTCCTCAGCACTTTTATTTGCAGAGCTTACTCAGCAAGTTGTTTTTTACGGCAGGCCATTCGCTGGCGATAATCGAATAAACGACCGTGTCTCGATACGAGCCATCCTTCATGATCTGGTGATTTCGCAAGATACCATCCAGCTTGGCCCCTAACCGCTCAATTGCAGCCCGGGAAGCCTGATTAAAAAAGTGAGTTCGAAACTCTACGGCGATTCCGGCGCAAGATTCGAAAAGATGACTCAGCAACAGCAATTTGGCTTCTGTGTTAATCGGCGTTCTTCGAACGGATGCGGCATACCAGGTGTAACCAATCATCGCTCGTCGATGGGCACTTTCAACATTGTAATAGCGTGTGGTCCCAACAATTTCATCGGTCAGTTTTGAACGAACGGCGTATGCGATATCCCCTGTTTCTGCTTGCCGAATGGCTTGCGCCACATATTGCGGAATTTCATCTTCACGCGGTACATTGGCATACCACAATTTCCAGGATTCGCCATCCTGCACGGCGTGCTGCAACGGCACAATATGCGCGTCGCTCAACGGCTCCAGCGTAACGTATTGACCTTCTAGGACTTTATTTTCTATCCACATGATTTCTATCCCTGATTTTCCTGACGCGCTACGTCTTACTTTTAAATTGATTAAGAACGAATTTTTTCGCCATACCCTGCTCAATGGGCGTGATGACTTATCATCCCCGACCGGTTTCCCATTCCTGTCTGAGAACACCATATTTCACAGAGTCATAGTATTGCCTCTGGTAATAGCGGACCTTTCGTAAGCAGGCTTCTTGTTGAAAACCTAGCTTCTCTGCACACGCCATCATCCTGGGATTCCCGGACCAGGTTGTTAAACCCACACGCTCGATTGCTAAAGTCGCAAAGAGGTGACTCACCCAAAGCTCCAAGGCACTGACTGCAATCCCCTGTCCCCAAAAGCGCGAGTCATAAATGACGACACCGGCTTCCAACCATCGGGTTGCCTCACATTCCCAGTAATAACTAACAGAGCCGACCGGCTGATCATTGACTGTGATCAGCCGCATGCGCCTTCCGGCACACAGTGAAGAAAACAGACCTTGCTTAAATTCGCAACGCGACGGCGTTGTGTATGGGAAATAGGGTCCGTTGAATTGGGTCCATTGTTCATCCGTCGTCACCAGCAGGAACAGTGACTCGAACTCATCTGAGCGTGCAGCCCTTAGTTGAACGGTATTGACCAATACTGAGCCCCCCTGAAGCCTGGATTTAAACGTGGTTTCGTTTTGGGATCCCCCCGAGACGAAACCTCTCCCGATTCTTTATGGCTGCTCGTCATACGCAACCACACCCTCGGATAAGGTATACCACGCCTGTTTCTGGCTGACCCAGACATGAGCGGTCGGCTGGATCAAACTCGTATCTGATAGATTGGAAGGTTTCAGTTTAATCTTATCGGGTTCGTCCGGGTTGAAATGATAGATACGGTTACCGCAAGTCGGGCAGAATTTTGCACCATTGATATTGCCGCTGTCAGCGGTTCGGCACCACTCTGCCAGCGCTCCCTGAAATTCAATATCCGTTGCATTCACGATTGCGGTAATACTAAACGCGCTGGTTGAGAGCTTCTGACACGCTTTACAATGGCAGGCAACCACCATCAAGGGTGCTGCGTGGAGCTGATAAGTCACACCGCCGCACTGGCATGACCCTTCTACCGGATAATTCATTGTTTCTCCTGATCGAATCGATGTTCGCTGTTCACCGCACCCCCGGCAAATGTCAGCGCATACCGACCAGTCGCAGCACCCAACTCGCACACGCTTGCTCCCGCCGTAAGATACGGGGCCAAAGCATGCATCGTGGTGTCAAACTCCATGCGCGTAATGTACTGACGAACCAAGCGGGCGTCTTCGTCCGCGCCGGTATACTGAGCAATTAATGCGTCCAATCTTGACGTCTCCCTGTCTGTTCAGTGGTGGGGTCATTCGGTGTTTTTCAGCGTCTGTGTCAGATATGCCACAATCATGGCACTCAACTCTTGATGGAACACGCTCCGGTCAA
Above is a window of Photobacterium sp. TY1-4 DNA encoding:
- a CDS encoding nuclear transport factor 2 family protein, yielding MVRVIGVTVNLCDAINMTFGVNMNSLSSETIVAAEETLKSAMLISDTQTLSELLSDDLVFVNHFGQVVTKAQDLALHQSGQLRLEAIELSEMTVQLIASVGVVQVRATIHGTYDGMDASGEFMFSRVWAPQDGRLKVHAVHSTQVASSIM
- a CDS encoding GNAT family N-acetyltransferase, translated to MVNTVQLRAARSDEFESLFLLVTTDEQWTQFNGPYFPYTTPSRCEFKQGLFSSLCAGRRMRLITVNDQPVGSVSYYWECEATRWLEAGVVIYDSRFWGQGIAVSALELWVSHLFATLAIERVGLTTWSGNPRMMACAEKLGFQQEACLRKVRYYQRQYYDSVKYGVLRQEWETGRG
- a CDS encoding GFA family protein, coding for MNYPVEGSCQCGGVTYQLHAAPLMVVACHCKACQKLSTSAFSITAIVNATDIEFQGALAEWCRTADSGNINGAKFCPTCGNRIYHFNPDEPDKIKLKPSNLSDTSLIQPTAHVWVSQKQAWYTLSEGVVAYDEQP
- a CDS encoding GNAT family N-acetyltransferase, producing the protein MWIENKVLEGQYVTLEPLSDAHIVPLQHAVQDGESWKLWYANVPREDEIPQYVAQAIRQAETGDIAYAVRSKLTDEIVGTTRYYNVESAHRRAMIGYTWYAASVRRTPINTEAKLLLLSHLFESCAGIAVEFRTHFFNQASRAAIERLGAKLDGILRNHQIMKDGSYRDTVVYSIIASEWPAVKNNLLSKLCK